The Candidatus Saccharimonadales bacterium genomic interval CCTCATTGGCCAACAGAGCCTTGCGCAAATCTGCTGGCACTTCGTGAACCACACCAGTTGAGATCGTTTTGGTTACCATGGTTATATTTTAGCAAACCCTTTATGTAATTAGGGCTTTGGTTGAGCCCTGCCTAGGCTCATAATAGACTCATGACCCAAAAATTTTTTGAGGATAACAACGGCAAAATCACTTTATGGCAAACGCCCAATTTAGCTCTAGTCGGTTGGGCAATGCTCTCGGTTATCAATCACTTTGTTAGCTCACAAGCTCTATCTTGGCTAGCTTCAGCTATACTTTTTGCCTGGGCTTTGATGGAGCTACTCACAGGAGTCAATTGGTTTAGAAGGTTACTTGGATTGACGGTGCTCATTTTAATAATTGTGAAACACCTATAAAGAATCAGGAGAATTTATGAAAAAAGAACGACTCTATGCCACCAGCTTTTCCAGCGTCTACCCCTACTACTTAGCGAAAGTGGAGAAAAAAGGCCACACCAAGGCTGAACTAGATGAAATTATTCGCTGGTTAACTGGGTATAGTCAAAAGGAATTTGAAGCTCAGCTTGCCAAGCAAGTGGACTTTGACACTTTTTATTCAAAAGCTCCTAAACCGAATCCTGCGCGCTCGTTAATAAAGGGCGTAATATGCGGCGTCCGGGTCGAAGAAATTGAAGATCCCCTTATGCAGGAAATTCGCTATCTAGATAAATTGATCGACGAGTTGGCTAAAGGGAAGGCGATGGAGAAGATTTTACGGAGTGCTGACAGTTAGAACTGTCGGCTAATTTTCGGTTGGAGTTTGTTCAATAATCACTGCCGGTTCGTTGCCAATCACCCAAGCGTCATGACCAGGTGGTATTAAACCGACATCCCCCGGGCCAAATTTCATTTCGGTTCCATCATCTAAATGCACAGCGATTTGTCCTGATACGTGAATCGTCAAGTGGGCATATTGGCAGCTATTGGTTTTAGCCTCTGGCTTAACATCTTCCGACCAGCGCCAACCCGGTTGGAAAGTTAATCGTCTGGTGGTTATGCCGCCCAGATTAATAGCGTCAACCACACCCCTGCCAGAAGGATGTTTTTCGTCCGGTGCTTCAAAGCTCTTCTTTTCTAATTTCATAATTACTTAACTCTCTAAGTTTAGTGATTTTATTCAACAATCCGAGCATAGCAGAAAAACGGTAATGGGAGTTAGAACTTTAGTCGTCGCAGCAGCTGAGCATTGGCTGCTACCACAATCGTCGACACAGACATGAGGATAGCTCCAACCGCTGGAGACAATAAGATTCCTTGTTTATACAGCACCCCCGCTGCCAATGGAATTGCCAAGACATTATATCCAGTTGCCCAAAAAAGATTTTGAACCATTTTTCGATAAGTTGCTTTCGAAAGCTTAATCACTTTTACGACATCCCTAGGATCACTCTTAATCAAGATGATGTCGGCTGACTTGATGGCAACATCAGTGCCAGCTCCAATGGCTATGCCAATATCGGCTTGAGTCAGGGCTGGAGCATCGTTAATGCCATCACCCACCATCGCAACTTTTGAACCGCTAGCTTGAAGCTCTTTGACCTTGGTGGCCTTGTCCTCAGGATGCACCTCGGCAAAAAAGTGATCCAGTCCTAGTTCCGTAGCTACCAATTCCGCCACCGCTTTTGAGTCTCCTGTTATCATAGCCGTTTGGATACCTAACTGTTTTAACGTTTTGATAGTTGCCAAAGATTCTTCCCTGATCATGTCAGCTAGTGCTAATGCTGCTATTACTTCCCTGCCTTCGAGCAGATAGACTTCAGTCTTCCCATCTTCTGCGGCTTTCTGAATATACTGCTCAATCTCAGGTGGAACTGCTATGTCATTCTCAGTGATAAAGCGACGACTGCCAGCTGTATACTCTTTGCCCTCTATTTTGCCTTTGACCCCCAAGCCAGGTAGTGCCGAGAAGCCGCTAACTCTTAACAGCTTGATGCCTGACTGTTCGGCTTTCCTTACAATGCCCCTACCAACAATGTGTTCGCTGTTACGCTCAAGGCTGGCTGTAAGCTGCAACGCCGTGTTGTCATCGATGCCCTTTATAGCCCAAATGTCGGTAACTCCATGCTCGCCCTTGGTCAATGTGCCGGTTTTATCAAACAAGACAACGTTGAGATTTCGAGCAGACTCGAGAGCCAGTCGTTTTCTGATAAGTAGTCCGTTTGAGGCCGCCAGTGTGGTCGAAATAGCAACCACCAAGGGCACAGCTAATCCCAGCGCATGAGGGCAGGCGATGACCAGCACAGTCACTGCCCTCTCCACCGCAAAACTACCCCCCATAGCAAATGCCCAAATGATGAAAGTAATGACTCCCGAAGCTAGTGCCACATAAAACAACCACCCAGCCGCCCGATCGGCCAGCGCCTGGGCATTTGACTTAGAGCGGCTGGCTTCGGCGACTAGCTTCATGATGCCGGCGAGTGCCGTATTCTCGCCTAGCTTAGTTACTTTGATGGTCAATGAACCGTCTTGGTTAATAGTGCCCGCTATGACTTCATCATGAACCGATTTGGCAACAGGTTGGGATTCACCGGTAATGGCGGCTTCGTTGACGGATGAACTCCCCTCAGTAATTACGCC includes:
- a CDS encoding cupin domain-containing protein; its protein translation is MKLEKKSFEAPDEKHPSGRGVVDAINLGGITTRRLTFQPGWRWSEDVKPEAKTNSCQYAHLTIHVSGQIAVHLDDGTEMKFGPGDVGLIPPGHDAWVIGNEPAVIIEQTPTEN
- a CDS encoding DUF2200 domain-containing protein; this translates as MKKERLYATSFSSVYPYYLAKVEKKGHTKAELDEIIRWLTGYSQKEFEAQLAKQVDFDTFYSKAPKPNPARSLIKGVICGVRVEEIEDPLMQEIRYLDKLIDELAKGKAMEKILRSADS
- a CDS encoding copper-translocating P-type ATPase; amino-acid sequence: MNSEHNKHAGNSVAMFRDKFWISLLLTLPVMAYSDTIQRWLHFTPPTFPGSSYIPAIFATIIFFYGGLVFVRGGVSELKARQPGMMTLISLAILTAYLYSLATLFFINGEGFFWELASLITIMLLGHWLEMKSIHSAESALDAIAKLLPDKAERLENGRPVTVLVSELKLNDLILVRPGSSIPADGVITEGSSSVNEAAITGESQPVAKSVHDEVIAGTINQDGSLTIKVTKLGENTALAGIMKLVAEASRSKSNAQALADRAAGWLFYVALASGVITFIIWAFAMGGSFAVERAVTVLVIACPHALGLAVPLVVAISTTLAASNGLLIRKRLALESARNLNVVLFDKTGTLTKGEHGVTDIWAIKGIDDNTALQLTASLERNSEHIVGRGIVRKAEQSGIKLLRVSGFSALPGLGVKGKIEGKEYTAGSRRFITENDIAVPPEIEQYIQKAAEDGKTEVYLLEGREVIAALALADMIREESLATIKTLKQLGIQTAMITGDSKAVAELVATELGLDHFFAEVHPEDKATKVKELQASGSKVAMVGDGINDAPALTQADIGIAIGAGTDVAIKSADIILIKSDPRDVVKVIKLSKATYRKMVQNLFWATGYNVLAIPLAAGVLYKQGILLSPAVGAILMSVSTIVVAANAQLLRRLKF